The following proteins are co-located in the Phaeacidiphilus oryzae TH49 genome:
- a CDS encoding amidohydrolase, producing the protein MTPRYLGLDTAFHARFGQGPVRIALCAEYDALPGLGHACGHDLIAASAVGAALGLAAVADEAGITVEVYGTPAEEGGGGKIEMLDRGAFTGADLAMMVHPAPVDVAEARPFAVSHSRISYTGRSAHAAAYPEAGVNAADAFTVAQVAIGLLRQQLPPTTRVHGIVTHAGDAPNAIPERAEGRWYVRAETLAELERLEPRVLRAFEAGALATGCELDVEPESKPYAEFRADETALADYRANAVALGRRFAPAETAARMNRASTDMGNVSQVVPAIHPYIGIGSLPATNHQREFAAFCVGQAARRALLDGAVALAWTAVDRAARGPSAKP; encoded by the coding sequence GTGACCCCGCGCTACCTCGGCCTGGACACGGCCTTCCATGCGCGCTTCGGCCAGGGCCCCGTCCGCATCGCGCTGTGCGCCGAGTACGACGCGCTGCCGGGCCTCGGGCACGCCTGCGGGCACGACCTGATCGCGGCAAGCGCGGTCGGCGCCGCCCTCGGCCTGGCCGCCGTCGCCGACGAGGCCGGGATCACCGTGGAGGTCTACGGCACCCCCGCGGAGGAGGGCGGCGGCGGCAAGATCGAGATGCTCGACCGCGGCGCCTTCACCGGGGCCGACCTGGCCATGATGGTCCACCCGGCGCCGGTGGACGTCGCCGAGGCCCGGCCGTTCGCGGTGAGCCACTCGCGGATCTCCTACACCGGCAGGTCCGCGCACGCCGCCGCCTACCCGGAGGCCGGCGTCAACGCCGCCGACGCGTTCACCGTGGCGCAGGTCGCGATCGGCCTGCTCCGCCAGCAACTGCCGCCCACCACCCGCGTCCACGGCATCGTCACCCACGCGGGCGACGCCCCGAACGCCATCCCGGAGCGGGCCGAGGGCCGCTGGTACGTCCGCGCGGAGACGCTGGCCGAGCTGGAGCGGCTGGAACCACGGGTACTGCGCGCCTTCGAGGCCGGCGCCCTGGCCACCGGCTGCGAGCTGGACGTCGAACCGGAGAGCAAGCCGTACGCGGAGTTCCGGGCCGACGAGACCGCCCTCGCGGACTACCGGGCGAACGCCGTCGCCCTCGGCCGGCGGTTCGCCCCGGCGGAGACCGCCGCGCGGATGAACCGCGCCTCGACGGACATGGGCAACGTCTCGCAGGTGGTGCCCGCCATCCACCCGTACATCGGTATCGGCTCCCTGCCGGCCACCAACCACCAGCGCGAGTTCGCCGCCTTCTGCGTCGGCCAGGCGGCCCGGCGGGCGCTGCTGGACGGGGCGGTGGCCCTGGCCTGGACGGCGGTGGACCGGGCGGCGCGGGGGCCGTCGGCGAAGCCCTGA